Below is a genomic region from Enoplosus armatus isolate fEnoArm2 chromosome 10, fEnoArm2.hap1, whole genome shotgun sequence.
TTACACCTTACCGTGATTATACCTTATGTGTGACAAacaaacttgattgattgatttacgGGACTACGTCATGCTGTGCAATATGACTTGTATGTCTATTGCTTTATTATCTTTACTATATAAACAtatttgggttagggttagtgatGTACTGTCTTGATAGAATACCAGGTTACACCTCAATCTCTTTTTATTGTCTCTGCCTTGATGAGTGAAGCAGAAATCGGTTATTGTTTCAAACCACAATTATGCCCAACTGAATTAAGGCTTTCTCTGTGCCAATGTAATGTTTCTTTCCTCtggccaaaaatgtgtttggcaGGTTGTTAATTACCTGGGCTGGCTGGCCAAATGGTAACTTATGGGAATCATTATAGAGTTATTATCGTCATTGTTACTatcagagtgaatattgaatttTAAAAGGATAATTATGAAGTACCTTCACCTCGTCTGGGCTACAACTAATAGAATCTACAGATTACTAAACACTCTAGCGTATCAAATTAACGGTGAATGTTCTTCTCTCACCTTGATGCCAGTTGTTCCTGCAGGCATTTGTGCAATGTCGTAGACCAAACTGTTTTTGAGACGCTGCACAAAGGGATCAGAAAACGCCCTGCCATGAAACCTCTTGAAACCTTGGACTGTGTTCTTGCAGTTTGTGACGacctgtgacaaaaaaaaagaataacatgCACACCTAAGCAAATTGTGCAATGAATTTAATTTGCTATGTGCTATACCCATGCCTAGTATTGGTCATGCTCGCACTCAATGCACTATGGAAACACTGGTTCCTCTTTTGTAAGGTTAGTGATCAGGTATCCAGTGTCCCACCACTGCCCATGAAAACATACCTGGCTTTTGGCAGCTGCACCAATCGATCGATTCCGGGGCCCAAAAGAGACACATgctctaaaaacagaaaacacagttcaGTTCTCTCTTCTACCACTATTCATACAATGATGCAGCTTCGTAAAGGGTTGAGCTAACCactaataaaatgtaattcattgtGATGATGACGATTTCCCGTAATAATAGTTTCAAATGTTTGCGCATATGTATTTTTTGCGCCTTTATAGATTTCTTCTACGGACTATGGTCTGAAAATGAAGTACAATGGATTGATCAAGGCGTTTTGACAGCCAGGATCCGGCCTCCTCCCATCATGCGCTCATTCATgcctgcagtaaaaaaaaaacatctatcaCCTGACTGGGCAGGTCAATTATCAGTCTTTAGGTTACCTCGACGACATTAATGTAGTAAGACACCACATGAAGCATTTCATCACGTGAAGTGGTGCCGGGATTTCTTTATACTCACAATGGTTTCGTTTaagctagcattagctttaGCGCTCACATGCCGTTTTCTGTTGTGAAATCCGTTAGCCTGCTAACTAGCTAAGTAGCAACGTTAGCTTCGCTCAATATTATGGTGAACAAAAGTGGATTCGTTCACCTTCGGTACCTGCTATCAGCGCAGATAATACAACgcaaatcacacacaaaaatgtgtctAATCGTACTCACGGTGTACATCGATCGCTGTATTCATTAGCGACCGTTTCAATCCCTCCGGCTCTTGCTACCGCTACATAGCAGTTCATGAACCCGACGTCAAATCCGACAACTGACATCTTCGCTAGCTATCTGAACAGTGCAGAGTGCAGTGATTAAAAGGAAGAACAGGAATTTAGTTCAGTGCTAaaggtgacagcagcagctacagtggATTTCAGTCAGCGGACGGTGATCCACCCTTGTTCTTGTTCCATGAAGCTGAGTAGCAGCATGCGGTGCGCCGGTAGATGCGTGATAGCGTTCAGgaattttctgtctgtcccaCTGACCAATAGCATCCGACTGCAGAGCACGAGAACCCGTTGTCGGGCGCCACTCAGAGTTGAGGAAAGTCATTACAGCAGCAGGTTTAGCTACGTAAATGTACTCATAGAGGTGCCATTTCAGTTTCTTGGCCATATGAATATAGCATATCCGTTATAATGATCTGGACCTGCTTTATTCGGTTATCTGCTAGTGCTGTGGCTCCCCAACTTCCGGTAGCCTACTTCAACATAAAAGCCACATCCACTACCACCACCATTACAACTACTGCAGATAAAGGCATATATGCTTATCATCACTTGCCTTATTATTGTTTCTAGTGTGATTCTATTTGTTAGGCAAGTGACAGTGACGACTCTCTCGCCAATGAAACATTTAAGTCGGCTATCATTGCCAAGATTTTCTTAATTTATgcaattgttttatttacatatatatatatatatatatatatatatatatatttattattgattaatctgttcaTTAGCTTGTCTTTAACCTGTCAGAAAATAGCACAAATGTCCATCACACTTTCCCAGATCACAAGGTTGTATCTTCTTCAACCCaacaatattcaatttacaaaagatgaaaaagaaaaaggtagcAAATCATCATATTGGAGATgttcaaattacaaataatttacatttttgcttgatacaTTATTTGaagccaattaattttctgctgaTTGACTTATCACTTAAGCACTAAATTTGTATTATAACTTGTCAAACTGCAGCACTGATTTGACATCCACATTAAGGAACCCTAATGCACATTAGTCCAACCACAAAGAGATGGCAGAATGAAATCAATCAACACTGATTTTCACATAAATACTTTCATCTTTATTGGTGAAACATACAGAGCTGGAACTAATAACAGAGGGCAGCTGTCAGAAGGTGTGAGGAGTTCATTCATCCTTCTCGAAGTCAACAGGATTCTTCCTCTTGCCCTGCTGATGGACACTGTTGCCCCAGCTGTATGTCAGGTACATGACAATCATTGCTGCGAAAGCAAGAAGATAAAACAAATTAGCACCAGGACGATCAGtatatttcattgtattcaGCTGCATCTTACTGTGCAATAAAGGCCATGAGTAAACTCTTAAAATCAATTGTGTCAGAGGGTCAGCAGTATTTGCTCTACCAGCATAATCTTACTTTCCAAATACCAAACAACCAAAAATTAGTTACTTTTCACCCCATAATTTTAAGTGAATATATAGAATACAATGCATGAAAACTATtataaaattacattattactaaaacaaaaaaaacagggtttGTGCAGTAAAGAAAGGTGCTGCCAGCACTTGCGGGCATGCACGTGTCATTTGACACaaagtattgtattgtattgtattgtaaaaaaaagtattccACTGTGACTTGTCATTTAAACCAAACAGAAGCTGGGGTCAAAGCAGGTAATGGGGCTATCATATGACTGAGCACCAGCCCAACTCAACGCCCACGTACTGACGAACCTAGACATTAGGTGAGGATATACAGTAGTTTTACTAGAAAAAGTATAAAAGCCTGACATCCAAAGCAAACATCGCTCACAGGTTGGAAACAGCCGAAACTGGCCAACATCCTCCTGACATTGTGCCAGATGAAAGTAATGAAATTGAGAAGGGCAAATAAGTTAGTCCCAGACCTATTTTTCAGAGCTGCTCTGTTTTTTAAGAAGCACAAACAATCTTGTGCAGAAAGGGGAGAGGATAACTGGTAGGCTACAGACCCCAGTGTGGAAATACTGGCAGATGATATGACTGGCCATTGTAATGTTGCAACTCAATGAATAGACTACTTTAtgggaatattgtacttttatattgttttgtatcaATGTGATTGAACATATCACAATATGCATCAATATAGCagtataaaattatatatacagtgaTATAGAACTTTATCCATTCACTCATAAAAAGAAACGCAAAAACTCACGGGGGGCAACTTTGAAGAAAGAGGTTGTGAACCGTCTCCACACATTGGGGATTCCCTTGGAGAAGTAGTTGGGGAAAGCCCTCTGCTCAAAAGGGGACAGGCTGTATGTGATCACATGCCTGATCTTAGCCAAATCTCCGAAGTGGCGGCCCATGTTCACCAGAGAGCTGATCTGAAATGACAataagaaatttaaaaaaaaaggtaaatgaaTAGGCAGCCGCTagcataaaaaatgttttcatgatttacactaaatgctaaataaaataGTCCAAATCAAATAGATGGAAAGTGTATCCAGGGACACTCACACAACTCTGTGCATCTTGGAAGAGAGAAGCAAAACTCAGTGTATCTCAGtaaaattaattacattttcttatgAATTTTAGTGTGACTATTTAATAAACATCACCTTACATCCAGCTGAACTATTACTACGGCTACTAACTCATTTTAGGAAATTAAATGGGGTTGGCTGTGTTTGGTGACAAGCAGCTGTAATAATTCAGCAATAAAAGCATGAGCTTACATGTAAGTTACCGAGGGTTCTTCTGAGTGTGACTTTATTTGACATTGATTTTTAATAATGATCTTTTCACTTGGCATGATTGGCTGGATATTAcgtcatatgttttgtattaattgCAACTGTTACTTAATGAATTGTTTTAAAGATGTATCATTGTTAATGATCGTAATTTGTTGGAATCAACTAACCTCGCTAACGTCTGCTTTTTACAGATGTTTCCCCAATAACATGAGAACGCGCGTGTAACGTTACTAAAAGTGTAATTACGTCGTTCATAAAAAGCTTCCATGGATAAATTGTAAGGCAAGAGCAGATTATATAAATACATGATTGCTACACCACAAAACAACCCTAAGCAAGATAAAAGAGCACCGGACGAGCTAGGCTTGTTAGCCGTAATAGCGAAATGTTAGCATCGTTAGCTAACTGCTAAGGTACACACAGACCTTGAAACGTTTCCGTGACCAGCGCGTTAACGTGGTCATTTAATCGGAAGACGCCAAAACTAAGTCACTCCTACTACAATAAGGCACATATATCTCACACAATTCTGCGATAAAAGCTAATGGAAGTAAAACTGCATGGTTAAAATATGACATTGAGGCTTACCGTACTGTTGCTCAACAGTGTTTGCTAATAAAGTTCCGGTGTCCTTCCTTTTAATTCAAGCGGCGGCTGGCTGCTCACTCTGCAGGAGATACCGCCACCTGCAGGACTGGAGGTTTTTCTTCTAGCTCCAGGTACACCAAGGATTTATTCACGGGCCTTCACATATTCATGGAGAACTTGTTTAATGTGTGTATCGACTGATTTCGACAACAGTATGCCAATGACTACCCAGAATTCAGCAAGAACCACCATCTGAGGTTGACATCAGAGAAAAGGTAAAAGCCACAGAAAGCCTTGAGCTGTAACGGCGTAGGGTCTGAGGTTTTTGAAATGCTTCACAACTTGGCTCATATACTACGGCTTGCTCACATGCCATTTGGCTTAACATGTGGCCTTTCTATTACGATTAACATGAGTTATTTCTactctgtcttctgtttgtgCCTTCCTCAGACAAGCAACACAGAATAAGTGGAGAGCGGTGCAGTATCTGCAACCATGGAGATCGACAGTAGAATACCAAAACTAAATCACTTACTTGACAAAGAGCCAGAGGATGTGGGAGTTCTGACTGAGGCTGGGGTATCTCCTGTGAACTGATCTACCTGTAAATACTcaactttttcaatttcaaaaatgtacctttatatgtttacatgtttgttgtccgTCAGATTATACGttaaagcaccatcagaccacggcaaatcCCTTGTAATGTAtattacttggcaataaacagtttctgattctgatctctACAACTGACTTCAGTTACATGCAGGAGATCCAGGTACTTTTTCCACATTATGATCCCAACCACGAATGAAAACACGCTTTCATCTGACCTACAAGCCCCAGAGAGACAAATCACAGGGACATATGTCAGAAAGGCATCTAAAGAGGGGAGTATTGACAGATTGACAGTCCACTTCTGCCAAGTATCAGATAACTCTTTACCACTATCTTCACTGAgagtgtcagacagacagacagacagacacacacacagacacaggcacacacacagacacacacacaaaccctttCCCTATGTCATATGAGCCTGTTTAGCCAGCTGTTTGCAGACAACATTTTtgcatgttattattttttttattttccaacttttcttttcagagaATCTGTCtatatattttcattcttttgaaTATTCCTAAGctgagcacagacacacagtgaattCATACAATTTGCATAAATAGACATGACATAAATTTAGTCACATTCAACCAGTACAAATTCATAAGTGCAGTCAATTCATACGTATGCAGTCACTCAGTGACCAGAAGTCATTAATACACACTGAAACCTTGACAACTTTCATTCTGGACATTATGAAGACGGCTGCCATTCAGACAGTTGTCCGTAATCCCCAGGAATAAAACGATATGTAAAAGGTTTGATAAGAGTTTGAGACTGCTTTTTCCAACTTTGGTCCAGAACAGGGCTACTTAAAACTTGGCAATTGTGTTAAATTAAAGAATAATGACAGACCACCCACCCAAAAtaagttaacaaaaaaaataatcatacaAAATCATACAacactcattttcttcttcaagTGTGTCAGATTCAAGACAATGTTTCAAACAGCAAGTTGAAGAATAGGATGCATTGGCATCCTTTCTTGTCACACCTTAacagaaaggaaataaatgGCACGTCtccacatttttcatttggataaaatactttttgtttaaGTAAACACACTTGATTAAGTAAACACGCCTGCTCCAGATCAAACTTCTTTCATGCACAATGATTTTATAAATTCATGAAATCACTGAGCCTGGTCAGAGTATCTGATACTCCATCTGTGACGTCTGTTGAGGAGGTTTGTGGGGATGTTCTATTCAGCCTGtagaaaagggaagaaagaagagcTGGCTTAGCGACATGTGCACCTGGTGGCAACCATGTCTTCAAACTCCTTGTAGACATAGGAGCCGTCCTCTTCAAAGATCATGACACTCAGGGGGCTGTAGTGGGAGGGAATACACGAGGGCCTGGGCACGGAGGAGTCAAGCTTCTCATAGATGATGTTTTGCACCATGGTGTGGACAGGTGAACCGTAGATGAAGCCCATGGTCCTCGGGCAGATGCCTCTGCAGTACCTGGGGTTGTACTTTGGTGGAAAAACAATCCAGTGATCCAGTTTGAGCTGGCTGAATCGCACCCTGAAGTCATACAAGGAACAGTCGCTTGTCGGGAATTCAGAGCTTGGCAGAAGCTCAGGCAGGTGGATGTCCAGACTTTTATCCCCTCGTTTGCTCTTCGAAGATTCCCTCTTCCATCTCCTCTTTCGCCCAATCTTCTGTTCTGGTTTGAAAACCATCTGCTTGTGAAACGTGTTCGCTGCAGTGTCTGGCCTTTGACCTGCTTTGCCACTGACCAGTAACCTCTGGTGGGCGATTTTGCTGGTGTCATTGAGAtaaagaagcagaggaggggacCTCAGGGTGAACTTCAGTGGGCCTCTGCGCCCATCACCCCTGGCTCTTTGTTCCTCTGGGCAGGTGACGTTGATGAGCAGGTGTATATTCTTCTTCTGAAACTTTAAGAGAGGCTGGAGAAACGAGGTGACGTCAACCTCCACCCagttcctcctgctcctcacgTTCGTGCTGGCTGTGAAGTTCACAGCGTGGTGGACCTCAGGACACAGCTGACACTGGTTTGGGTGCTCCTGCACCTTGATACTCAGGTAGCACACGGAGTTGACGGGTGCTGCACGGTCTTGGTCAAAATTGTACAGCAGGGCCGACTTCATAagctgctcttttcttctcactTGATCAAGGCTGTAGGAAAGATCCTGCATGAAACTCTCTGGAGGAGAATACAAGAAAACATAAGTCAGTCATCACTGCATGTCTGTCTCACAAAAGAGTCAGGACacaaatgtcacacaaaatTTAGTGTAATCATGAGTACTCATGATTACACTAAATTTTAAGTAACCAGAATAAACATGTCCATCTTGTACAAATGGATGTTTAAGTGCATAATGGGCTTTAAGGGGAGGCACTACAGGTGAAAATGGcaaattttgatttgattggtcCATTTTGAGATATCATATTTCCCTCCTCTAACGACTATTTCACAAAAGCAAGATTCAAAAACGGAATAAAACAGATTGATTTAGTACCAAATGTACCCATTTAGTGTATAAGtagtttttaaaatatatttaatatgaaCACTTAAATTATAGTAAATATAGGAGATTATCATAATAAATTGTACTGTTGAGAAAATTCATCAATAAGACATGGC
It encodes:
- the uqcrq gene encoding cytochrome b-c1 complex subunit 8, which codes for MGRHFGDLAKIRHVITYSLSPFEQRAFPNYFSKGIPNVWRRFTTSFFKVAPPMIVMYLTYSWGNSVHQQGKRKNPVDFEKDE
- the gdf9 gene encoding LOW QUALITY PROTEIN: growth/differentiatio (The sequence of the model RefSeq protein was modified relative to this genomic sequence to represent the inferred CDS: substituted 1 base at 1 genomic stop codon) — protein: MEPMXTKEITMARRPSTTWAKVCQLRSEHFWAVLVLLVTRSCPLVRSSLAASNALHNLGDFTYPYGSIFSPLLKALSEHGGSRWNPRLKRKMKPEHKYMKYLTEVYKKSSRVQRSLDGNKIYNTVRLIKPQDECLAQCNTKESFMQDLSYSLDQVRRKEQLMKSALLYNFDQDRAAPVNSVCYLSIKVQEHPNQCQLCPEVHHAVNFTASTNVRSRRNWVEVDVTSFLQPLLKFQKKNIHLLINVTCPEEQRARGDGRRGPLKFTLRSPPLLLYLNDTSKIAHQRLLVSGKAGQRPDTAANTFHKQMVFKPEQKIGRKRRWKRESSKSKRGDKSLDIHLPELLPSSEFPTSDCSLYDFRVRFSQLKLDHWIVFPPKYNPRYCRGICPRTMGFIYGSPVHTMVQNIIYEKLDSSVPRPSCIPSHYSPLSVMIFEEDGSYVYKEFEDMVATRCTCR